In one window of Paludisphaera rhizosphaerae DNA:
- a CDS encoding S41 family peptidase produces the protein MLGRRRIYMALAAAALLSSLGWWAGASSHADKPKDEMLELYGLFVDAVEKVEANYVRPVNRKELLESALEGMLQHLDQHSSYINMGEWQQFRKQIEGKFGGIGIQVGIDDETGRLRVISPMVGTPAYEAGIMAGDLILEIDGHSTEGMTSDKAVETLTGRPGTDVQLNVLHEGAEQPTPIKLTRAVIEVPSVLGEHRQKDGSWDFMLDKDKKIGYIRITNFIQSTGEDVRKALDTLKEEGVKALVLDLRDNPGGLLTAAVEVSDLFLDHGAIVSTKGRNTIPKSYEAQHDSPYEELPMVVLVNQNSASASEIVSAALQDHKRATVVGHRSYGKGSVQNILELEDGNSVLKLTVASYHRPSGENIHRFRDAKTTDKWGVSPDPDMEVKLTPREYRDWFIARRARDLPALAKLNAPKKPVEAQSDAAKAQENKEKVETKDVPKDDKPAADPTKPEPPKVVAPPDAAPPFVDKVMNKALEVLKKKLEAPAAPAEEKKAA, from the coding sequence ATGTTGGGACGGAGACGGATCTACATGGCCCTGGCCGCCGCGGCTCTTCTCAGCTCCCTGGGCTGGTGGGCCGGCGCGTCGTCACACGCCGACAAGCCCAAGGACGAGATGCTCGAACTCTACGGCCTCTTCGTCGACGCCGTGGAGAAGGTCGAGGCCAACTACGTCCGCCCCGTCAACCGCAAGGAGCTGCTGGAAAGCGCCCTCGAAGGGATGCTCCAGCACCTGGACCAGCACTCGTCCTACATCAACATGGGCGAGTGGCAGCAGTTCCGGAAGCAGATCGAGGGCAAGTTCGGCGGCATCGGCATTCAGGTCGGGATCGACGACGAGACCGGCCGGCTGCGGGTCATTTCGCCGATGGTCGGCACCCCGGCCTACGAGGCTGGCATCATGGCCGGCGACCTGATCCTGGAGATCGACGGCCACTCGACCGAGGGGATGACTTCGGACAAGGCCGTGGAGACCCTCACCGGCCGCCCCGGCACCGACGTCCAGTTGAACGTCCTGCATGAGGGGGCCGAACAACCGACCCCGATCAAGCTCACCCGCGCCGTGATCGAGGTCCCCAGCGTCCTCGGCGAGCATCGCCAGAAGGACGGCTCGTGGGACTTCATGCTCGATAAGGACAAGAAGATCGGCTACATCCGGATCACCAACTTCATCCAGTCGACCGGCGAGGACGTCCGCAAGGCCCTCGACACGCTGAAGGAAGAGGGAGTGAAGGCCCTGGTCCTCGACCTGCGCGACAACCCGGGCGGCTTGCTGACGGCCGCGGTCGAGGTCTCCGACCTGTTCCTGGACCACGGCGCCATCGTCAGCACCAAGGGACGGAACACGATCCCCAAGTCCTATGAAGCCCAGCACGACAGCCCCTACGAGGAGCTGCCCATGGTCGTGCTGGTCAACCAGAACTCGGCGTCGGCCTCGGAGATCGTCTCGGCCGCGTTGCAGGACCACAAGCGGGCGACGGTCGTCGGCCACCGTTCCTACGGCAAGGGCTCGGTCCAGAACATCCTGGAGCTGGAAGACGGCAACAGCGTCCTCAAGCTGACGGTCGCGAGTTACCATCGCCCCTCCGGTGAGAACATCCACCGGTTCCGCGACGCCAAGACCACCGACAAGTGGGGCGTCTCGCCCGACCCGGACATGGAGGTGAAGCTCACCCCCCGCGAGTACCGCGACTGGTTCATCGCCCGTCGCGCCCGCGACCTGCCGGCCCTGGCCAAGCTCAACGCCCCCAAGAAGCCCGTCGAGGCCCAGTCCGACGCGGCCAAGGCGCAGGAGAACAAGGAAAAGGTTGAGACCAAGGACGTCCCCAAGGACGACAAGCCCGCGGCTGACCCGACCAAGCCCGAGCCCCCCAAGGTCGTCGCCCCTCCCGACGCCGCCCCGCCGTTCGTGGACAAGGTCATGAACAAGGCGCTGGAAGTCCTCAAGAAGAAGCTCGAAGCTCCGGCCGCTCCCGCCGAGGAGAAGAAGGCCGCGTGA
- a CDS encoding LpxI family protein, whose translation MPSLQDATRSRMGRFRRAAAPPAERTIGLLAGSGRFPILFAEAARRQGFAVACVGIQYEASEELRDICSTFDVVGVAKMGRMIRTFRRRGAAEIVMAGKVTKNVIYTPMRWLHLCPDLRTVQWWYRRDRADNRDDSLLLSVIAEFKRDGMTFTSALDYAPELLVQEGVLTRRQPTANERRDIAFGWTMAKEMGRLDVGQSVAVKEAATLAIEAIEGTDRCIDRAGSLCKAGGWTLVKVAKPQQDMRFDVPTIGMTTVENLHKAGARVLAIEAEKTIVVDQPDVVALADRYGMTIIAVRDGFTA comes from the coding sequence GTGCCTTCCCTGCAAGACGCGACCCGAAGCCGCATGGGCCGCTTTCGCCGGGCCGCCGCGCCCCCCGCGGAGCGGACCATCGGCCTGCTCGCCGGCAGCGGCCGGTTCCCGATCCTCTTCGCCGAGGCCGCCCGCCGTCAGGGCTTCGCGGTCGCCTGTGTGGGGATCCAGTACGAGGCTTCCGAGGAACTCCGCGACATCTGCTCCACCTTCGACGTCGTGGGCGTCGCCAAGATGGGGCGGATGATTCGGACCTTCCGCCGCCGGGGCGCCGCCGAGATCGTCATGGCGGGCAAGGTCACCAAGAACGTGATCTACACCCCCATGCGATGGCTCCACCTCTGTCCCGACCTGCGGACGGTCCAGTGGTGGTACCGCCGCGACCGGGCCGACAACCGCGACGACTCGCTGCTGCTCTCCGTCATCGCCGAATTCAAGAGGGACGGAATGACCTTCACCTCCGCGCTCGACTACGCTCCGGAACTCCTCGTTCAGGAAGGCGTCCTGACCCGTCGCCAGCCGACCGCCAACGAGCGCCGGGACATCGCCTTCGGCTGGACGATGGCTAAGGAGATGGGCCGGCTGGACGTCGGCCAGTCTGTGGCCGTCAAAGAGGCAGCCACGCTGGCCATCGAGGCCATCGAGGGAACCGACCGCTGCATCGACCGCGCCGGCAGCCTTTGCAAGGCCGGCGGCTGGACGCTGGTGAAGGTCGCCAAGCCCCAGCAGGACATGCGGTTCGACGTCCCCACCATCGGCATGACCACGGTCGAGAACCTCCACAAGGCCGGCGCCCGCGTCCTGGCGATCGAGGCCGAGAAGACCATCGTCGTCGACCAGCCCGACGTCGTCGCCCTCGCCGACCGCTACGGCATGACCATCATCGCCGTCCGCGACGGCTTCACCGCCTGA
- a CDS encoding thioredoxin domain-containing protein, which produces MSSHARHDRSDASDRPANRLKGETSPYLLQHAHNPVDWHPWGPEALALAKSENRPIFLSVGYSACHWCHVMERESFENLDIARIMNAHFVNIKVDREERPDLDQIYMNAVQALTGQGGWPMSVFLTPDLEPFFGGTYFPPTDSRGMAGFPRVLLSVHRAWEERRDEIRRSAAEMTEHLRNAADVGRSTDGSGELSEVLLDRAAKALLRNLDVHNGGFGHAPKFPHPMDIRVLLRQYARTGDAQALHAATLSLGKMARGGIYDHLAGGFARYSTDERWLVPHFEKMLYDNALLASAYVEAYQATGEPSFARTARETLGYILDRMTEPEGPFDSTEDADSEGEEGKYYVWSLGEVLQVLGPDKGRNFALTYDVSAPGNWERKNILNLPKPIAEAAKALGRDPEELEAELAESRAALLAVRDRRVPPAKDTKVLVSWNGLAIAALAQAGRALAEPRFLEAAERAASFLLDRLRADDGRLLHTYKDGVAKLNGYLDDYACLIDGLTRLYEATGTPQWIAGAIELADVLIAEFWDADRGGFFFTGASHEVLLTRQKDLFDDATPSGNGMAATALLRLAALTGREDFERTGREAVEAAATVLESAPAAGGQTLIALDFLLAPTRELAVVAGDSRADFDAVLDTAYLRLLPHAVVAPAPVEDREALAHLIPLLKDRPPIGDRVTLYDCRNHTCLAPVSGVADVVAALAGPNLG; this is translated from the coding sequence ATGTCATCACATGCACGCCACGATCGCAGCGACGCCTCGGATCGGCCCGCCAACCGCTTGAAGGGGGAGACCAGCCCCTACTTGCTTCAGCACGCGCACAACCCGGTGGACTGGCACCCCTGGGGACCGGAGGCGCTTGCGCTGGCGAAGTCGGAGAACCGGCCGATCTTCCTGTCGGTCGGCTACTCGGCGTGCCACTGGTGCCACGTCATGGAACGGGAGAGCTTCGAGAATCTGGACATCGCCCGGATCATGAACGCCCACTTCGTGAACATCAAGGTCGACCGCGAGGAACGCCCGGACCTCGACCAGATCTACATGAACGCCGTCCAGGCCCTGACCGGCCAGGGGGGCTGGCCGATGTCGGTCTTCCTGACTCCTGACCTGGAGCCGTTCTTCGGCGGCACCTACTTCCCCCCCACCGACTCGCGCGGGATGGCGGGATTCCCTCGCGTCCTGCTGAGCGTCCATCGGGCGTGGGAGGAACGTCGCGACGAGATCCGCCGCAGCGCCGCGGAGATGACCGAGCACCTCCGCAATGCGGCCGACGTCGGCCGATCGACGGACGGCTCGGGCGAGCTGTCCGAAGTGCTCCTCGACCGCGCGGCGAAGGCCTTGCTCCGCAACCTGGACGTCCACAACGGCGGCTTCGGACACGCGCCGAAGTTCCCCCACCCGATGGACATCCGGGTCCTGCTGCGACAGTACGCCCGGACCGGCGACGCCCAGGCCTTGCACGCCGCGACGCTCTCGCTGGGGAAGATGGCTCGCGGCGGGATCTATGACCACCTCGCCGGCGGTTTCGCCCGCTACTCGACCGACGAGCGTTGGCTGGTCCCTCATTTCGAGAAGATGCTCTACGACAACGCCCTGCTCGCCTCCGCCTATGTGGAAGCGTACCAGGCCACGGGCGAACCCTCGTTCGCTCGGACCGCGCGAGAGACCCTCGGCTACATCCTGGACCGGATGACCGAACCCGAGGGCCCCTTCGACTCGACCGAGGACGCCGACAGCGAGGGCGAGGAAGGCAAGTACTACGTCTGGTCTCTGGGCGAGGTCTTGCAGGTGCTGGGCCCCGACAAGGGGCGGAACTTCGCCCTGACCTACGATGTCTCGGCCCCGGGGAACTGGGAGCGGAAGAACATCCTCAACCTGCCGAAGCCCATCGCCGAAGCTGCGAAGGCGCTCGGCCGCGATCCCGAGGAGTTGGAAGCCGAACTGGCCGAATCCCGCGCTGCGCTGCTGGCAGTCCGGGATCGTCGCGTGCCGCCGGCCAAGGATACGAAGGTGCTCGTCTCCTGGAACGGCCTGGCGATCGCCGCGCTGGCGCAGGCGGGCCGGGCGCTGGCCGAGCCTCGGTTCCTGGAGGCCGCCGAGAGGGCCGCGAGTTTCCTGCTCGACCGGCTCCGCGCGGACGACGGCCGACTGTTGCACACTTATAAGGATGGAGTCGCCAAGCTTAACGGCTATCTCGATGACTACGCATGCCTGATCGACGGCCTGACCCGGCTCTACGAGGCGACCGGAACCCCGCAATGGATCGCCGGGGCGATTGAGTTGGCTGACGTCCTGATCGCCGAGTTCTGGGACGCCGACCGCGGCGGCTTCTTCTTCACCGGTGCGAGCCATGAAGTCCTCTTGACCCGTCAAAAGGACCTCTTCGACGACGCCACCCCATCCGGCAACGGCATGGCGGCCACCGCCCTGCTCCGCCTGGCCGCTCTCACCGGCCGCGAGGACTTCGAGCGAACCGGTCGCGAGGCCGTCGAGGCCGCCGCGACGGTCCTCGAATCGGCCCCCGCCGCCGGCGGCCAGACCCTGATCGCCCTCGACTTCCTGCTGGCCCCGACCCGGGAACTGGCCGTCGTCGCCGGCGACTCCCGTGCCGACTTCGACGCCGTCCTGGACACGGCCTACCTCCGGCTCCTCCCCCACGCCGTCGTCGCCCCGGCCCCCGTCGAGGATCGCGAGGCCCTCGCCCATCTGATCCCTCTTCTGAAGGACCGCCCGCCGATCGGCGACCGCGTCACGCTCTACGACTGCCGGAACCATACCTGCCTTGCGCCGGTGTCGGGGGTGGCGGACGTGGTCGCAGCGTTGGCCGGGCCGAATCTTGGGTGA
- the tsaD gene encoding tRNA (adenosine(37)-N6)-threonylcarbamoyltransferase complex transferase subunit TsaD translates to MILLAIETTCDETGAAVLEGTEPLRGSVPRILSSVVSSQVGLHRRFGGVVPEIASRAHVREVVPMIDEALKRAGLGLRDVDAIAVATRPGLVGALVVGLTAAKSLALALDVPLIAVDHLEGHLYACQLAHPDREVYPCVGLVVSGGHSSLYACRGPLDCELLGGTIDDAAGEAFDKVASLLGLGYPGGPEIERAAKSGNPKAFRFPRSFLREPRLAFSFSGLKTAVLYALRGQNEEKGAVEPSPQLTADLAASFQEAVVDVLVAKAQQALEQTGLKRLGVGGGVAANGRFRDKLTAAMDAMGVELFIPPLSLCTDNAAMAGVALLKLAAGQVADLDVDVAAGLVRPKRQA, encoded by the coding sequence GTGATTCTGCTGGCGATTGAGACGACCTGCGACGAGACCGGCGCGGCGGTGCTGGAAGGGACCGAACCCCTCAGGGGATCGGTCCCGCGCATCCTGTCGAGCGTGGTCTCCTCGCAGGTCGGCCTGCATCGACGGTTCGGCGGCGTGGTTCCCGAGATCGCCTCTCGGGCCCACGTTCGCGAGGTCGTCCCCATGATCGACGAGGCCCTGAAGCGGGCGGGTCTCGGGCTGAGGGATGTGGACGCGATCGCCGTGGCGACGCGCCCTGGCCTCGTCGGCGCCTTGGTGGTCGGCTTGACGGCGGCCAAGTCGCTGGCCCTGGCGCTGGACGTCCCGCTCATTGCGGTCGACCACCTGGAAGGGCATCTCTACGCCTGCCAGCTCGCCCACCCGGATCGAGAGGTCTACCCCTGCGTCGGGCTGGTCGTCTCCGGCGGTCATTCGAGCCTCTACGCCTGTCGAGGCCCGCTCGACTGCGAACTGCTCGGCGGCACGATCGACGACGCGGCCGGCGAGGCCTTTGACAAGGTCGCCAGCCTCCTCGGCCTGGGCTACCCCGGCGGGCCTGAGATCGAACGGGCCGCGAAGTCGGGGAACCCCAAGGCCTTCCGCTTCCCTCGGTCCTTCCTCCGCGAGCCCCGGCTGGCGTTCAGCTTCTCGGGCCTGAAGACGGCCGTTCTGTACGCGCTTCGGGGACAGAACGAGGAGAAGGGGGCTGTCGAGCCGTCCCCGCAACTGACGGCCGACCTCGCCGCCAGCTTCCAGGAAGCGGTGGTCGACGTTCTGGTCGCCAAGGCGCAACAGGCCCTGGAGCAGACCGGCCTGAAGCGGCTGGGCGTGGGCGGGGGCGTGGCGGCCAACGGGCGGTTTCGCGACAAGCTCACCGCGGCGATGGACGCGATGGGGGTGGAGTTGTTCATCCCCCCCCTCTCCCTCTGCACCGACAACGCCGCCATGGCCGGCGTCGCCCTGCTCAAGCTGGCCGCCGGGCAGGTCGCCGACCTGGACGTTGACGTCGCGGCGGGGCTCGTCCGCCCGAAGCGTCAGGCCTGA
- a CDS encoding HAD-IA family hydrolase, with protein sequence MSTQPNWRRIQGIVLDAVGTLIRPTPSVAAAYTDAAARQGIELNPDEVRGRFNAAFGDDLVQGADGVLSTDESVERRRWRAIVGRVLPEVPEPDRAFDELWDHFGRPESWSVFPDSVPAVEAVQEAGMRVCIGSNFDSRLHAVVAGLPELAEVVELIVVSSEVGYRKPHGAFFRAACERLGLPPERVLSVGDDLENDVLGARRAGLSALHLTRRGEHPADPANIPDLSALAILRGAEA encoded by the coding sequence ATGAGCACGCAACCGAATTGGAGACGTATCCAGGGTATCGTCCTCGACGCGGTGGGGACTTTAATCAGGCCGACGCCTTCCGTCGCCGCGGCTTATACAGACGCCGCCGCACGCCAGGGGATCGAGCTGAACCCTGACGAGGTCCGAGGCCGGTTCAACGCGGCGTTCGGAGACGATTTGGTCCAGGGGGCGGACGGCGTCCTCTCGACCGACGAGTCTGTCGAACGCCGGCGCTGGCGGGCGATCGTTGGGCGGGTGCTTCCCGAGGTCCCGGAGCCGGATCGGGCGTTCGACGAACTTTGGGACCATTTCGGCCGTCCTGAATCGTGGAGCGTCTTCCCGGATTCGGTCCCGGCCGTCGAAGCCGTCCAAGAGGCCGGGATGCGGGTCTGCATCGGCTCGAACTTCGACTCCCGGTTGCACGCGGTCGTCGCCGGCCTGCCGGAGCTGGCGGAGGTCGTCGAGCTGATCGTCGTCTCGTCGGAAGTCGGCTATCGCAAACCCCATGGGGCGTTCTTCCGTGCGGCCTGCGAGCGTCTCGGTTTGCCGCCGGAACGGGTGCTCTCGGTGGGGGACGACCTGGAGAACGACGTCCTGGGGGCTCGTCGGGCGGGGCTCTCGGCGCTCCACCTGACTCGCCGCGGCGAACATCCCGCTGACCCGGCCAACATCCCCGACCTCTCCGCCCTGGCGATCTTGCGGGGGGCGGAAGCCTGA
- a CDS encoding ABC transporter ATP-binding protein/permease — MSTSTAANQRKQALKESFRLIRLFLGSESRPRALFWIVALFILLVAFNGLNVVNSYIGRDFMTAIADRNRGRYVFFAFAYLGVFLTSAVIAAFNRFSEERLRLLWREWTTRRLMDRYLSNDAYYRINEDAEVDNPDQRMTDDVKMFTQTALAFIVLSLGAAITSVSFLGVLWSITPWLVLAALVYAGFGTGTAILLGRPLVRLNNAQLQREADLRYALVRARENAEAIAVADASPRLASTLHARLGALARNQGLIIRVTRNLVMFTGAYNYMIQIIPLLIVAPLYFAQKVEFGVVTQAAMAFAQVLGALSLIITQFETLSSFAAVSSRIDALVESVDRAQHRPRGAVRVDGRGDRIVLEGVTLRDPRDESREFVRHLSLDLSAGEKLLVTGPNPQGKRALFLALAGLWTEGEGRIVRPEKVCFLARRPLLVPGRLRDQLELGGPSGVQLPEDSEVIAVLEAVGLGPALERLDGLEVEHDWSHALSSGEQQRLSFARLLLAKPDYAIFDHVTDALPADQVRPLLEKLSESSIAYVSFAEDHDLIDLHDSALELAEDGGHRVVPAGAATAAGPQDSH, encoded by the coding sequence ATGAGCACCAGCACTGCCGCAAACCAGCGCAAGCAAGCTCTGAAGGAGTCGTTTCGGTTGATCCGCCTGTTCCTCGGCTCCGAGTCGAGGCCCCGGGCGCTCTTCTGGATCGTCGCCCTGTTCATCCTGCTGGTCGCGTTCAATGGGCTGAACGTCGTCAACAGCTACATCGGCCGCGACTTCATGACGGCGATCGCCGACCGCAACCGCGGGCGTTACGTGTTCTTCGCCTTCGCTTACCTGGGAGTGTTTCTGACGTCGGCCGTGATCGCGGCCTTCAACCGGTTCTCTGAGGAACGGTTGCGGCTCCTCTGGCGCGAGTGGACGACGCGGCGGCTGATGGACCGCTACCTTTCCAACGACGCCTACTATCGGATCAACGAGGACGCCGAGGTCGACAACCCCGACCAGCGGATGACCGACGACGTCAAGATGTTCACCCAGACGGCCCTGGCGTTCATCGTCCTGTCGCTGGGAGCGGCGATCACCTCGGTCAGCTTCCTCGGCGTCCTCTGGTCGATCACCCCCTGGCTGGTCCTGGCGGCGCTGGTTTACGCCGGGTTCGGCACCGGAACGGCGATCCTGCTGGGGCGTCCGCTCGTCCGGCTGAACAATGCGCAGCTTCAGCGCGAGGCCGACCTCCGGTACGCCCTGGTCCGGGCCCGCGAGAACGCCGAGGCGATCGCCGTCGCCGACGCCTCGCCCCGGCTCGCCTCCACCCTGCACGCCCGGCTCGGGGCTCTCGCTCGCAACCAGGGGCTGATCATTCGCGTCACCCGGAACCTGGTCATGTTCACGGGCGCGTACAACTACATGATCCAGATCATCCCCCTGTTGATCGTCGCGCCGCTTTACTTCGCTCAGAAGGTCGAATTCGGCGTGGTGACGCAGGCGGCCATGGCGTTCGCCCAGGTTCTGGGGGCTCTGTCGCTGATCATCACCCAGTTCGAGACCCTCTCGTCGTTCGCCGCGGTCAGCTCACGGATCGACGCCCTGGTCGAGTCGGTCGATCGGGCCCAGCATCGGCCTCGGGGGGCGGTTCGGGTCGACGGCCGGGGCGATCGGATCGTCCTGGAGGGGGTGACGCTCCGCGACCCTCGCGACGAGTCCCGCGAGTTCGTCCGCCACCTTTCGCTCGACCTTTCGGCCGGCGAGAAGCTGCTGGTGACCGGACCGAACCCCCAGGGGAAGAGGGCTCTCTTCCTGGCCCTCGCCGGGCTCTGGACCGAGGGGGAAGGTCGGATCGTCCGGCCCGAGAAAGTCTGCTTTCTGGCGAGGCGCCCGCTGCTCGTTCCCGGCCGGCTCCGCGACCAGCTCGAACTCGGCGGACCCAGTGGGGTCCAACTGCCGGAGGACTCTGAGGTGATCGCCGTGCTGGAAGCCGTCGGGCTAGGCCCGGCGCTGGAGCGGCTCGACGGGCTCGAAGTCGAGCACGACTGGTCCCATGCCCTCTCCTCGGGGGAGCAGCAACGGCTTTCGTTCGCCCGGCTGTTGCTCGCGAAGCCCGATTACGCGATCTTCGACCACGTGACCGACGCCCTCCCCGCCGACCAGGTGCGGCCGCTCCTGGAGAAGCTCTCCGAGTCGTCGATCGCCTACGTCAGCTTCGCCGAGGACCACGACCTCATCGACCTCCACGACTCGGCCCTGGAACTGGCCGAGGACGGCGGCCACCGCGTCGTCCCCGCCGGGGCGGCGACCGCTGCGGGTCCCCAGGACTCTCATTGA
- a CDS encoding FkbM family methyltransferase — MWVRPVRRYPVVKAGEGDGTWVLRGDLLGPQSIVYSFGLGWDISFDLDLIKRYGCQVFGFEPLPGALRDLERRDLPANFRLLPYGIGTTDGTVHFDSVDGGYASLTAEGSESSGGFLAETRTLGTILNSLGHDHIDVLKMDIEGAEFGLMDEICGRADAIDQLLIEWHHRGVPQGPAMLREALAKLDRHFVPYYISPRGFEHSYISRRLIDA, encoded by the coding sequence GTGTGGGTGCGGCCGGTTCGCCGGTACCCCGTCGTCAAGGCCGGCGAAGGCGATGGGACCTGGGTTCTGCGCGGTGATCTCCTGGGTCCTCAGTCGATCGTTTATTCGTTTGGTCTTGGATGGGACATTAGCTTCGACCTCGACCTGATCAAGCGATACGGGTGCCAGGTTTTCGGGTTCGAGCCGCTCCCGGGGGCGCTTCGCGATCTCGAACGGAGAGATCTGCCGGCCAATTTTCGGTTGCTCCCGTATGGAATCGGTACGACGGACGGTACCGTGCATTTCGACTCGGTGGACGGCGGTTACGCCTCACTGACCGCCGAGGGCTCCGAATCGTCGGGGGGCTTCCTTGCGGAGACTCGCACCCTGGGGACGATCCTCAACTCGCTGGGGCACGATCACATCGACGTCCTCAAGATGGACATCGAGGGGGCGGAGTTCGGCCTCATGGACGAGATCTGCGGTCGAGCGGACGCGATCGACCAACTGCTGATCGAGTGGCACCACCGCGGCGTTCCCCAGGGGCCTGCGATGCTTCGGGAAGCCCTGGCGAAGCTCGACCGCCACTTCGTCCCTTACTACATCTCCCCGAGGGGCTTCGAGCACTCGTACATTTCTCGACGGCTGATCGACGCCTGA
- a CDS encoding M90 metallopeptidase family protein, protein MIVSSLIPLLAFLAVTGDDPPIADHVAANVIAVPEGLGLDPFYKKYVDANGITVVGSEKVPDAAILAARDIVNHMLLKRGDLREAMVQRKMRVIVMAQSESTTDLPEQRNWKKPTRDDPRLTDDERQHYEERIGKLTDKEYWDRRARGMGGNPTSCAEENLLGYPGTRYFGENILVHEFSHGIMDVGIRRADPDLYRRIRSTYDEAMKAGLWKKSYAANTVAEYWAEGTQTWFWSNYEYVDKGRRVMTPDELKDYDPKLYNLLAEVYADHKIPTDVYHAKELRPGRRR, encoded by the coding sequence ATGATCGTATCGAGCCTGATCCCCCTGCTGGCATTCCTCGCGGTGACCGGCGACGACCCGCCGATTGCCGATCACGTCGCCGCCAACGTCATCGCCGTGCCCGAGGGGCTGGGGCTCGACCCGTTCTACAAGAAGTACGTCGATGCGAACGGGATCACCGTCGTCGGTTCGGAGAAGGTGCCCGACGCCGCGATCCTGGCGGCGCGCGACATCGTCAATCACATGCTCCTGAAGCGCGGCGACCTCCGCGAGGCGATGGTGCAGCGCAAGATGCGGGTGATCGTGATGGCGCAGTCCGAATCGACCACGGATCTCCCCGAGCAGAGAAACTGGAAGAAGCCGACCCGCGACGACCCCCGGCTAACCGACGACGAGCGCCAGCACTACGAGGAACGCATCGGCAAGCTCACCGACAAGGAATACTGGGACCGTCGCGCTCGCGGGATGGGCGGCAACCCGACCTCGTGCGCCGAGGAGAATCTGCTGGGCTACCCGGGCACCCGCTACTTCGGCGAGAACATCCTGGTCCACGAGTTCTCGCACGGGATTATGGACGTCGGCATCCGCCGCGCTGATCCCGACCTCTACCGGCGGATTCGTTCCACCTACGACGAGGCGATGAAGGCCGGCCTCTGGAAGAAGAGCTACGCGGCGAACACGGTCGCCGAGTACTGGGCCGAGGGAACTCAAACGTGGTTCTGGTCGAACTACGAATACGTCGACAAGGGCCGCAGGGTGATGACGCCCGACGAGTTGAAGGACTACGACCCGAAGCTCTACAACCTGCTCGCCGAGGTCTACGCCGACCACAAGATCCCGACGGACGTCTACCACGCCAAGGAGCTTCGCCCCGGCCGGCGACGCTGA
- the lpxD gene encoding UDP-3-O-(3-hydroxymyristoyl)glucosamine N-acyltransferase → MVATVEQLAALVSGRLVGDGKVAIRSARPVDEAGPGDITFIENERYAKLLRTSPASAAIVGPHFRNRRPPMKEDLAVIEVDDPIAAFIAVRAHLSGGTKVRWTGVHPQAWVAPTAKIGRDAAIYPFAYIGDEAEIGEGATIHPGAVIGDRAKVGRNCVVHPNAVLYAEVVLEDRVEVHAGAVLGADGFGYRQADGKHVKVPHTGRLEVGSDVEIGANTTIDRGTFEATRIGEGTKIDNLVMIAHNNQIGRHNLLCSQVGIAGSCKTGDYVVMAGQAGIKDKTVIGDGVVVGAQAGVHRNIPSGQQVLGSPAIPVREQRRLFQMIARLPDMHKQLRELTAQIEAVSALLPMTPSHDGTVGFSEGDDENADPTGF, encoded by the coding sequence GTGGTCGCAACGGTCGAACAGCTCGCGGCCTTGGTCAGCGGACGCCTTGTCGGCGACGGCAAGGTCGCCATCCGCTCGGCCCGGCCCGTGGACGAGGCGGGGCCCGGCGACATCACGTTCATTGAGAACGAGCGCTACGCCAAGCTGCTGCGAACCTCGCCGGCTTCGGCGGCGATCGTCGGCCCCCACTTCCGCAATCGGCGACCGCCGATGAAGGAAGACCTGGCGGTCATCGAGGTGGACGACCCGATCGCCGCGTTCATCGCCGTCCGCGCCCATCTGTCGGGCGGGACCAAGGTCCGTTGGACCGGCGTGCATCCGCAGGCCTGGGTGGCTCCCACCGCCAAGATCGGCCGCGACGCCGCCATCTATCCGTTCGCCTACATCGGCGACGAGGCCGAGATCGGCGAGGGCGCGACCATCCACCCCGGGGCCGTGATCGGCGACCGCGCCAAGGTCGGCCGCAACTGCGTCGTCCACCCCAACGCCGTGCTCTACGCGGAGGTCGTCCTGGAGGACCGGGTCGAGGTCCACGCCGGCGCCGTCCTGGGCGCCGACGGCTTCGGCTACCGCCAGGCCGACGGCAAGCACGTCAAGGTCCCGCACACCGGGCGGCTGGAGGTCGGCTCCGACGTCGAGATCGGCGCGAACACCACGATCGACCGGGGGACCTTCGAGGCGACCCGAATCGGCGAGGGGACCAAGATCGACAACCTGGTCATGATCGCCCACAACAACCAGATCGGCCGCCACAACCTGCTCTGCTCGCAGGTGGGGATCGCCGGCAGTTGCAAGACGGGCGACTACGTGGTCATGGCCGGTCAGGCCGGGATCAAGGACAAGACGGTCATCGGCGACGGCGTGGTGGTCGGCGCCCAGGCGGGCGTCCACCGCAACATCCCCAGCGGCCAGCAGGTGCTCGGCTCGCCGGCGATCCCCGTCCGAGAACAGCGCCGGCTGTTCCAGATGATCGCCCGGCTCCCCGACATGCACAAGCAGCTCCGCGAGCTGACCGCCCAGATCGAGGCCGTCTCGGCGCTCCTGCCGATGACCCCCAGCCACGACGGGACCGTCGGCTTCAGCGAGGGCGACGACGAGAACGCCGATCCGACTGGTTTCTGA